The Shewanella sp. MTB7 genome includes a window with the following:
- a CDS encoding outer membrane beta-barrel protein, which translates to MQKIGVIFTLTLLTITLSVSSMLVSATEIVDEQFHFQEVVTPFFYLGAKAGWMHYQNACEEWNISCDGDDKAYGLFGGYQFSEHFAFETAYLDLGEAVAVYSESGLNNSYVGSMKGIELSMLARLPMSDDVDFFAKVGAFRWDGDNQGPVDHTSDSDWAPIAGVGLEYAFSRSWTARLEYQYIDKLGSELIGGSNGHLTTLGLSYRFGQSETSVKPKQQPVTLPVVIEAEVVVLAPVVLPAISITTLFDFDSSQLNNPQALLPVIERLQSAPNAIAQIKGYTDSKGAAAYNQALSERRVQSVLDYLLANGVVAEQLELQAYGEHFPEMDNKTESHRHANRRVSIVISPSTTDAE; encoded by the coding sequence ATGCAGAAAATCGGCGTTATTTTCACCTTAACATTATTGACGATCACTCTATCAGTTAGCTCCATGCTAGTGAGTGCTACGGAAATAGTAGACGAGCAGTTTCATTTTCAGGAAGTTGTGACCCCCTTTTTTTATTTGGGAGCCAAGGCAGGCTGGATGCATTATCAAAATGCCTGCGAAGAGTGGAATATTAGTTGCGATGGTGATGATAAGGCTTATGGCCTATTTGGCGGTTATCAATTCTCTGAACATTTTGCTTTCGAAACCGCTTATCTGGATTTAGGCGAAGCTGTAGCTGTGTACTCTGAAAGCGGCCTGAATAATTCTTATGTGGGCAGTATGAAAGGGATCGAGTTATCGATGTTAGCTCGATTACCAATGAGTGATGACGTAGACTTTTTTGCCAAGGTAGGAGCATTTCGTTGGGACGGCGATAACCAAGGTCCTGTGGATCACACTAGCGACTCTGACTGGGCGCCTATAGCCGGCGTTGGTTTAGAGTATGCTTTTTCCCGCTCTTGGACGGCGCGTCTCGAATATCAATATATAGATAAGTTGGGCAGTGAGCTTATTGGAGGAAGTAATGGTCATCTGACCACCCTTGGGTTGAGTTATCGTTTCGGTCAAAGTGAAACGAGTGTGAAGCCTAAACAACAACCTGTCACCCTGCCTGTTGTGATAGAGGCTGAGGTTGTGGTGCTAGCGCCTGTGGTATTACCTGCTATTTCAATCACCACCTTATTTGATTTTGACAGCAGCCAACTCAATAATCCACAGGCTTTACTTCCCGTTATTGAACGTCTTCAATCTGCACCCAATGCTATCGCACAGATAAAAGGTTATACCGATTCAAAAGGGGCTGCTGCTTATAATCAGGCATTGTCAGAGCGAAGAGTGCAAAGTGTGCTCGATTATCTGTTAGCCAATGGGGTCGTTGCCGAACAACTTGAGTTGCAGGCTTATGGTGAACACTTTCCTGAGATGGACAACAAGACTGAGTCTCACCGACATGCTAACCGTAGAGTCAGCATTGTTATCTCCCCGTCGACGACTGATGCAGAATAA
- a CDS encoding aminopeptidase P family protein — MTQTLASRLDAVRNEMAKDKLDAFIIPRADEYLGEYVPQRNERLEWISKFTGSAGMVIVLKDSAVIFTDGRYTVQVKLQVDGELFQYLSLTETPQIQWLADTLTAGARIGYDPRLHPLSWQKKALSTLTKASMQLIAVNDNPIDLHWHHRPAISNAPAVLFDDKRAGKTSQQKRLEIGKIVAKSGADMALIASLDSFCWLLNIRGNDVPRLPVILGSALLHANGDMVLFTQLDKLPASIAAHVGEGVSFRAEAELQSALSELSGVRLLADPNSANAWSQLTAEQAGAILVAGFDPVSLTKAQKNPSELAGIKACHIRDGVAVSRFLAWLDGEVAAGNFYDEGQLADKLETFRLSDPQYREPSFDTISAVGGNAAMCHYNHNNGIPALMTNNSLYLVDSGAQYLDGTTDVTRTIAIGQVSDEQKKMVTLVLKGHIALDQARFPRGTTGQQLDGFARQFLWQHGFDYDHGTGHGVGHFLSVHEGPQRIAKNSNDVALLPGMVLSNEPGYYRANEFGIRLENLVYVRPCEALAGIEREIFEFDALTMIPMDSRLIEKSLLTDAEISWFNDYHQLVLNKLSPLMQGDELAWLKNATKAI, encoded by the coding sequence ATGACACAAACATTAGCCTCACGCCTCGATGCTGTACGCAATGAAATGGCAAAAGATAAACTCGACGCTTTTATCATCCCCCGCGCCGACGAATATTTAGGTGAATACGTACCGCAGCGCAATGAGCGCCTAGAGTGGATAAGCAAGTTCACGGGCTCTGCAGGTATGGTTATAGTGCTAAAAGACAGTGCCGTCATTTTTACCGATGGTCGCTACACGGTACAAGTTAAGCTGCAGGTCGATGGCGAGCTGTTTCAATATTTAAGCCTGACTGAGACTCCGCAAATCCAATGGTTAGCCGACACTTTAACCGCCGGCGCTCGTATTGGTTATGACCCGCGTTTACATCCTCTTAGTTGGCAGAAAAAAGCGCTCTCAACATTGACTAAAGCATCGATGCAGCTTATCGCTGTTAACGATAACCCTATCGACCTGCATTGGCATCACAGACCTGCTATATCAAATGCACCCGCTGTATTATTTGACGATAAAAGAGCAGGAAAAACCAGCCAACAGAAACGCCTTGAGATAGGCAAGATAGTGGCGAAATCTGGCGCAGATATGGCCCTTATCGCCTCCCTTGATTCCTTCTGCTGGTTATTGAATATTCGTGGCAATGATGTACCTCGCCTGCCTGTTATTTTAGGCTCTGCCCTGCTTCATGCAAACGGGGATATGGTGTTATTCACTCAGCTGGATAAACTGCCAGCAAGCATTGCAGCCCATGTGGGAGAGGGAGTTAGCTTCAGAGCCGAAGCGGAGTTACAGTCGGCGTTGAGTGAGCTTTCCGGCGTTAGACTGCTGGCCGATCCAAACTCTGCCAACGCTTGGTCTCAGCTTACCGCCGAGCAAGCGGGTGCTATCTTAGTTGCTGGCTTCGATCCGGTATCGTTAACCAAGGCACAGAAAAACCCCAGTGAACTCGCTGGCATCAAAGCCTGTCATATCCGCGATGGCGTGGCGGTTTCTCGTTTTCTTGCATGGCTTGACGGTGAAGTAGCTGCAGGTAACTTTTATGACGAAGGCCAGCTGGCCGATAAACTGGAGACATTCCGTTTAAGCGATCCACAATACCGTGAGCCCAGTTTCGATACGATCTCAGCGGTAGGCGGTAATGCCGCCATGTGTCATTACAACCACAATAATGGCATTCCTGCGTTAATGACTAATAACAGCCTCTATCTGGTGGACTCAGGGGCTCAATATCTTGATGGTACCACTGATGTCACTCGCACCATCGCCATCGGACAGGTCAGTGATGAACAGAAGAAGATGGTGACCTTAGTCTTAAAAGGCCATATTGCATTGGATCAAGCACGTTTTCCTCGCGGTACAACGGGTCAGCAATTGGACGGCTTTGCTCGCCAATTCCTGTGGCAACATGGTTTCGATTACGACCATGGCACCGGACACGGCGTTGGCCACTTTTTAAGTGTGCATGAAGGTCCACAACGTATCGCCAAAAACAGCAATGATGTCGCCCTACTCCCAGGCATGGTGCTCTCTAATGAACCCGGTTATTACCGCGCCAATGAGTTCGGTATTCGTCTGGAGAATCTGGTGTATGTCCGCCCTTGTGAAGCACTCGCCGGCATTGAGCGTGAGATATTTGAATTTGACGCCCTTACTATGATCCCCATGGATTCTCGCCTTATCGAAAAGAGCCTGCTAACCGATGCAGAGATAAGCTGGTTTAACGATTATCACCAACTCGTGTTGAACAAGCTGTCACCATTAATGCAAGGGGATGAATTGGCTTGGTTAAAAAACGCCACTAAGGCTATCTAA
- a CDS encoding FKBP-type peptidyl-prolyl cis-trans isomerase — translation MKIILAVVVIAGVIFYFFTSMNNQKASQENIEVGAKFLAENVDNEGVIETLSGLQYKVLTKGDGTVHPTASDTVTVHYHGTLIDGTVFDSSVERGEPIAFPLNRVIKGWTEGVQLMTVGDKVRFYIPSTLAYGNRSTGKIVGGSVLIFDVELISID, via the coding sequence ATGAAAATAATTTTGGCCGTAGTGGTTATCGCAGGGGTAATTTTTTACTTTTTTACCAGTATGAACAACCAGAAAGCCTCCCAAGAAAACATTGAAGTCGGCGCAAAGTTTTTAGCTGAAAACGTAGATAATGAAGGAGTCATTGAAACTCTATCAGGGCTGCAATATAAGGTATTAACCAAAGGCGATGGCACTGTACATCCTACAGCCAGCGATACTGTAACCGTGCATTATCACGGCACGCTTATCGATGGTACGGTTTTTGACAGTTCAGTTGAGCGCGGTGAGCCAATTGCCTTCCCGCTAAACCGCGTCATCAAAGGCTGGACCGAAGGTGTTCAGTTAATGACTGTTGGTGATAAAGTCCGCTTCTATATTCCAAGCACATTAGCTTACGGTAATCGCAGTACGGGGAAAATAGTAGGTGGCTCAGTGCTGATTTTTGATGTCGAGCTAATTAGTATCGATTAA
- a CDS encoding M24 family metallopeptidase has protein sequence MTLGVGGSTVEQELAKLTDMTQGTAPISHEEFTGRIEKAQALMTAQGIEAIYINAGTNLYYYTGTRWYASERMVGAIIPAKGELEYIAPAFEVDTLLGFMVIEGKVNTWQEDESPYALFGEVLAQMSIDSGKVGIDESAAFFIFDGVRQAHSQFDYVNAKSVTAACRMIKSDVELSLLQRAKDMTLEVHKAVARILCEGITVGEVEAFIHEAHKRVGAPAGSYFCIVLFGEDSAYPHGVKSPKALELNDTVLIDTGCQLQGYNSDITRTFVFGTPSPRQRELWKYEQDAQIAAFDAAKIGATCASVDRAARDVLEAAGFGPDYNVPGLPHRTGHGIGLDIHEWPYLVLNDQTPLASGMCFSNEPMLCVPGEFGVRHEDHFYMTNEGPVWFTKPAHSIDDPFGYEA, from the coding sequence ATGACCTTAGGTGTAGGCGGTTCAACCGTAGAGCAAGAGCTAGCAAAATTAACCGATATGACTCAAGGCACTGCGCCTATTAGTCATGAAGAATTTACCGGGCGTATTGAAAAAGCCCAGGCACTAATGACAGCCCAGGGAATTGAAGCGATCTATATCAATGCCGGCACCAATTTATATTATTACACTGGCACGCGTTGGTATGCCAGTGAACGTATGGTGGGTGCTATTATCCCTGCCAAAGGTGAGCTTGAATATATCGCGCCAGCATTTGAAGTGGATACCTTGCTAGGCTTTATGGTCATCGAAGGCAAGGTCAACACTTGGCAGGAAGATGAGAGTCCTTATGCCTTATTCGGTGAAGTATTAGCACAGATGAGCATTGATAGTGGCAAAGTGGGCATCGATGAATCTGCTGCCTTTTTTATCTTTGATGGTGTGCGTCAAGCCCACAGCCAGTTTGATTATGTGAATGCAAAATCGGTCACTGCAGCTTGTCGTATGATTAAATCTGATGTTGAGCTGAGCCTGCTGCAACGCGCGAAAGACATGACCTTAGAAGTACATAAAGCCGTTGCTCGTATTTTGTGTGAAGGGATCACCGTTGGTGAAGTAGAGGCCTTTATTCATGAAGCCCACAAGCGTGTAGGTGCCCCCGCTGGCTCCTATTTTTGTATCGTACTTTTTGGTGAAGACAGTGCCTACCCCCATGGCGTTAAATCACCTAAAGCGTTGGAGTTAAACGATACTGTACTGATTGATACTGGTTGTCAGTTGCAAGGATATAACTCTGATATTACCCGTACATTTGTGTTTGGTACCCCAAGCCCACGTCAACGTGAATTGTGGAAATATGAGCAAGATGCGCAGATTGCCGCATTTGACGCCGCTAAAATTGGCGCCACTTGTGCCAGTGTAGATAGAGCTGCTCGTGACGTACTTGAAGCGGCAGGTTTTGGTCCAGATTATAACGTACCAGGCTTACCTCATCGCACTGGTCATGGTATAGGTTTAGATATCCATGAATGGCCCTATTTAGTGCTTAATGATCAAACCCCATTGGCCTCAGGCATGTGTTTCAGTAACGAACCTATGCTGTGTGTTCCCGGTGAATTTGGTGTGCGTCATGAAGATCATTTCTATATGACCAATGAGGGCCCCGTTTGGTTTACTAAGCCAGCTCACTCAATCGATGACCCATTCGGCTACGAAGCGTAA
- a CDS encoding glycosyl hydrolase family 18 protein, whose product MINTKLSLAALVVASTLSTSAYATTPGKPTIGWGETKFSIIEVNQAATAYNQLVTIKDAAEVSVNWNLWSGELGDTAKVLFDGVEVWSGTSTASGSATFNISQGGRYQMQVALCNADACTLSDGKEILVADTDGSHLLPLDTQFGENNRPYVNKSGKVVGSYFVEWGVYGRKFSVDKMPTKNLTHILYGFTPICGGDGINDSLKEIEGSFQALQRACSGREDFKVAIHDPWAAVQMPQSGVSEYSDPYKGNFGQLMALKQAQPDLKILPSVGGWTLSDPFYFLDDDVKRARFVASVKEFLQTWKFFDGVDIDWEFPGGNGANPNLGNPETDGETYVLLMKDLRAMLDALSVETGKTYELTSAISAGADKIAMVDYQAAQQYMDNIFLMSYDFYGAWSNTDLNHQTALYAASWKPDTKNTTQIGVNALLAQGVTPEKIVIGAAMYGRGWTGVNGYQGGNPFTGTATGKVKGTWEDGVVDYRQIANEYMSGEWEYEYDEVAEAPYVFKASTGDLITFDNARSVTAKGQYVTVNQLGGLFAWEIDADNGDILNAMHEGLGHGEGTTPPVNKAPIANAGSAQNVTGPSDVVLDGGLSRDPEGQSLTYVWGQTSGPVVTLVNADMAQASISLNATDIDVAYGFSLTVTDPEGLSATASTSVTNMMPQANRAPEVSLDSIITVDSAQQFSIIATASDADGDSLTYSWTVPAGLVATGQSSDSLVVTAPAVTEDTSFSLSVLVSDGALDASAQTVLTVKAPTSDGCETSDPGAGNHPTWDSSVIYSGGETVSHTCLVWKAKYWTQGNEPTVTAEQWALQSNVEMGWNAGIAYNGGEQTTHNGHTWQAKWWTKGEEPGVASVWNDLGVTSN is encoded by the coding sequence ATGATTAACACTAAACTCTCTTTGGCTGCGCTTGTCGTCGCCAGTACTCTTTCCACATCAGCTTATGCTACAACGCCAGGGAAGCCGACTATCGGCTGGGGCGAAACTAAATTTTCCATCATAGAAGTAAATCAAGCTGCCACGGCTTATAACCAACTTGTGACAATTAAAGACGCCGCAGAAGTGTCTGTGAATTGGAACTTATGGAGTGGTGAGTTAGGTGATACGGCAAAGGTACTATTTGACGGCGTTGAGGTCTGGTCGGGCACTTCAACGGCGTCAGGTTCTGCCACATTTAATATTAGCCAAGGCGGTCGTTACCAGATGCAAGTGGCGTTATGTAATGCCGATGCTTGTACGTTAAGTGATGGCAAAGAGATCCTTGTAGCTGATACTGATGGCAGTCACTTATTACCGCTAGATACTCAATTTGGTGAGAACAATAGGCCTTACGTTAATAAGTCTGGCAAGGTGGTGGGGAGTTATTTTGTTGAGTGGGGCGTTTATGGTCGTAAGTTCTCCGTGGATAAGATGCCAACTAAAAACTTGACTCATATCCTCTATGGTTTCACGCCAATTTGTGGTGGTGATGGCATCAATGACAGTTTAAAAGAGATTGAGGGTAGCTTCCAGGCATTGCAACGAGCTTGTAGTGGACGGGAAGATTTTAAGGTGGCGATCCATGACCCTTGGGCCGCAGTGCAGATGCCTCAAAGTGGCGTGAGTGAGTATTCAGATCCCTACAAGGGTAACTTTGGCCAGTTGATGGCGCTTAAGCAAGCGCAACCAGATTTAAAGATTTTACCCTCTGTTGGTGGCTGGACTCTTTCAGATCCTTTCTATTTTCTCGACGATGATGTGAAGCGTGCTCGTTTCGTTGCTTCTGTCAAAGAGTTCCTGCAGACGTGGAAGTTCTTTGATGGTGTCGATATTGATTGGGAATTCCCTGGTGGTAACGGCGCGAATCCTAACTTAGGTAATCCTGAGACTGACGGTGAAACCTATGTGCTCTTGATGAAAGATCTTCGTGCCATGCTTGATGCGCTGAGTGTTGAGACAGGTAAAACCTATGAGCTCACATCAGCCATTAGTGCCGGTGCAGATAAGATAGCCATGGTAGATTATCAAGCAGCGCAGCAGTACATGGATAACATCTTTTTGATGAGTTATGACTTCTACGGTGCATGGTCAAACACTGACTTGAACCACCAGACTGCGCTTTACGCTGCTAGTTGGAAGCCTGATACTAAAAATACCACTCAAATTGGTGTTAATGCTCTGCTTGCACAAGGTGTGACGCCTGAGAAAATTGTTATTGGTGCCGCCATGTACGGTCGTGGCTGGACCGGAGTTAACGGTTACCAAGGTGGAAATCCGTTTACCGGCACAGCAACGGGAAAAGTGAAAGGAACCTGGGAAGATGGTGTGGTTGATTATCGTCAGATAGCGAATGAGTACATGTCAGGTGAATGGGAGTATGAGTATGATGAAGTCGCTGAGGCACCTTACGTATTTAAGGCTTCAACTGGGGATCTAATCACCTTTGATAATGCTCGCTCTGTCACTGCTAAAGGTCAATATGTTACGGTTAATCAACTTGGTGGATTGTTTGCTTGGGAGATAGACGCTGATAATGGTGACATCCTCAATGCCATGCATGAAGGTTTAGGGCATGGAGAGGGGACAACACCGCCGGTGAATAAGGCGCCGATTGCCAATGCGGGCAGTGCTCAGAATGTTACGGGTCCAAGTGACGTCGTGCTCGATGGCGGTTTATCTCGTGATCCTGAAGGACAGTCACTCACTTATGTCTGGGGGCAAACATCTGGCCCAGTCGTGACACTTGTGAATGCCGATATGGCTCAAGCTAGCATCAGTCTAAACGCAACCGATATCGATGTTGCTTATGGTTTCTCGCTAACGGTGACAGACCCTGAGGGATTATCCGCAACGGCTAGCACATCGGTCACCAATATGATGCCTCAAGCTAACCGAGCACCAGAAGTCTCACTCGACTCTATAATCACCGTTGATTCAGCTCAACAATTCAGCATTATAGCTACTGCCAGCGATGCCGATGGCGATAGTTTAACCTATAGCTGGACAGTACCAGCAGGGTTAGTCGCAACGGGTCAATCTAGTGACTCCCTTGTTGTGACCGCTCCTGCAGTGACTGAAGATACTAGCTTTAGCTTAAGTGTATTGGTGTCTGATGGTGCCCTTGATGCGTCGGCTCAAACAGTGTTGACCGTTAAAGCCCCCACAAGTGATGGTTGTGAGACAAGCGACCCTGGTGCGGGTAACCATCCAACTTGGGATAGCTCGGTCATCTACAGTGGTGGTGAGACTGTGAGTCATACCTGTTTAGTCTGGAAAGCTAAATATTGGACTCAAGGTAATGAGCCTACAGTGACGGCAGAACAGTGGGCATTGCAAAGTAATGTTGAGATGGGATGGAATGCAGGTATTGCTTATAACGGCGGTGAGCAAACAACTCATAATGGACATACTTGGCAGGCTAAGTGGTGGACAAAAGGTGAAGAGCCTGGTGTTGCCTCTGTATGGAATGATCTCGGTGTGACAAGCAATTAA
- a CDS encoding MFS transporter codes for MPFNVWVLTLAQAFAMSAAPMMMLLGGIIGIELAPEPGLATLPITAMVIGVAVSVLPVTQLMRRFGRKPIFISGSILAAIAGIVAAYATYNGNFVLFCISGVLLGTGGAVVQQYRFAAMEAVEPALGAKATSRVLLGGLVAAFLGPELAVFGSELVDIPYVGAFMFLTFICILAAITLCFYREPVKLNRVQEGMLNNDVRTFGVILSQPKIWVAIAGGIIGFAMMSFIMTATPLHMHHNEHYSLADTKWVIQSHIIAMYLPSLFTGYFVAKWGVNKMMLVGLTAYLVTIVIALLGSELLNYWAALVLLGLGWNLLFVGGTVLLPQCYREGEGFKVQALNDSLVFGSQALASLSAGWVIHQLGWQLLLNICVPFIALQLLLMAWWRFSQSSRVNGKVSE; via the coding sequence ATGCCATTTAATGTGTGGGTTTTGACCTTAGCTCAAGCTTTTGCAATGAGCGCAGCCCCCATGATGATGCTGCTCGGGGGCATTATTGGTATTGAACTGGCTCCAGAACCGGGTCTGGCAACACTGCCTATTACCGCAATGGTGATTGGGGTGGCGGTATCGGTATTGCCAGTGACGCAATTGATGCGGCGATTCGGTCGTAAGCCTATCTTCATCTCAGGTTCAATTCTGGCGGCAATAGCGGGAATTGTTGCCGCCTATGCCACTTATAACGGTAACTTCGTACTCTTTTGCATCAGTGGTGTCTTGCTTGGTACGGGCGGAGCTGTGGTGCAACAGTATCGTTTTGCGGCCATGGAGGCAGTGGAGCCCGCATTAGGCGCTAAGGCGACATCACGGGTCTTGCTCGGTGGCTTGGTTGCCGCATTTCTGGGGCCTGAATTGGCAGTTTTTGGCAGTGAGTTAGTTGATATTCCCTATGTGGGCGCTTTTATGTTTCTCACTTTTATCTGCATCTTAGCGGCTATCACCCTCTGTTTTTATCGGGAGCCCGTCAAGTTGAACCGGGTTCAAGAGGGGATGCTCAACAATGATGTTCGAACGTTTGGGGTTATCTTGAGCCAGCCTAAAATTTGGGTTGCCATTGCTGGTGGCATAATTGGCTTTGCTATGATGAGCTTTATCATGACGGCCACCCCTTTGCATATGCACCATAATGAGCACTACTCGTTAGCTGATACTAAGTGGGTCATTCAGAGTCATATTATTGCTATGTACCTTCCTTCTCTGTTTACCGGCTATTTTGTGGCTAAATGGGGAGTTAACAAAATGATGCTCGTCGGTCTGACAGCTTATCTGGTGACCATAGTCATTGCGCTGCTGGGCAGTGAACTGCTTAACTATTGGGCTGCTTTAGTATTGCTTGGTTTAGGCTGGAACTTACTGTTTGTGGGAGGTACAGTACTGCTACCTCAATGCTATCGCGAAGGAGAGGGATTTAAGGTACAGGCGTTAAATGACAGCTTAGTATTTGGCTCTCAGGCATTAGCATCATTAAGTGCAGGCTGGGTTATTCACCAATTAGGTTGGCAGTTACTGCTTAATATTTGTGTGCCTTTTATTGCACTGCAACTGCTACTAATGGCGTGGTGGCGTTTTAGTCAAAGTAGCCGAGTTAATGGGAAAGTGAGCGAGTAA